A window of the Vitis riparia cultivar Riparia Gloire de Montpellier isolate 1030 unplaced genomic scaffold, EGFV_Vit.rip_1.0 scaffold540_pilon_pilon, whole genome shotgun sequence genome harbors these coding sequences:
- the LOC117910003 gene encoding uncharacterized protein LOC117910003 isoform X3 produces the protein MDPTASSEVEARSKRPAEDDGETARKRPRGGDVKRVAEIVLVLSAMAAVRGGRSPTAEERAMMEEARAKVVAMCEGLAPKDIVPREVIGGMIEDLGISGREQKLGFRPPKMSIAEKLLLTKRKMEESKEFVAHSATYSSQRLQSTFGSPTESRGPQHTARMFPSDKPGHPPISSGGFQPASPLGNVSAATSTPLPYQLPPNEVRSSIASSGLATSNLGRDSSSSLSLPRVERTHFRLDGRPNGSPYPSQVQVKTGPENKVQDHIAARVEGAADISSSRMAPQSTRDQNSRSFVTHTTPGHLQSTQQLLLGNNFQPSSLSSNHNEIGKIVQKLLHPQLPQHPTWNPPSRDYMNKAVTCQICKLTINEVENVLLCDACERGFHLKCLQSYNHKGIPRGEWHCPKCLSLSSGKPLPPKYGRVMRNMNTPKGPISAAGVQPSSEKKVGILDQQKITENGNSDLQGHNGSLVNNHIELASDSKTLNASQVQVNNSSSSIKNVDDKPSSGTYPNNSIKSLGAACGSLSIASSNETSTQHSKISESSSREERLVPKPDPQPPKLSDAISDMSHHLQVSHNPQDVDSTRLTKCAEIPSKNYHDNNTMVKDSEKTYTRGTSDCNLTYDIKRDDQDVAQASSVGNSGTSAGAKEPTGFSPDGLHDVQWIGDVLRVVEEKTFYQSCCINGVSYKVLDHALFHSSNDKLIPFKLQGMWEDSKTRSKWVMANQCYFPSDLPEVVGRPSAPESNEVYESNHDSAITAGLIQGPCEVLPPDKFKEESERRTLLGTEANDGLWPIFLCKWFYDKFNGLFRPFFS, from the exons ATGGATCCAACGGCGAGCTCTGAGGTGGAGGCGAGATCCAAGCGCCCGGCGGAGGACGATGGAGAGACGGCCAGGAAGCGGCCCAGGGGCGGGGATGTCAAGAGAGTGGCGGAGATTGTGCTGGTGCTCTCCGCTATGGCGGCCGTCCGCGGCGGCCGGAGTCCTACGGCAGAGGAGAGGGCTATGATGGAGGAGGCCAGGGCGAAGGTGGTGGCCATGTGCGAGGGGTTGGCGCCCAAGGACATTGTGCCCAGGGAGGTGATCGGAGGGATGATTGAGGATCTTGGGATTAGTGGTAGGGAACAGAAGCTAGGGTTTCGGCCTCCCAAGATGTCGATTGCGGAGAAGTTGTTGCTCACCAAGCGGAAG ATGGAAGAATCCAAGGAATTTGTGGCCCATTCTGCTACATATTCATCTCAACGGTTGCAATCAACCTTTGGTTCTCCAACTGAAAGCCGTGGGCCCCAACATACTGCGCGTATGTTTCCATCAGATAAACCCGGTCATCCTCCAATTTCTTCTGGAGGTTTTCAACCTGCTTCACCTTTAGGGAATGTTTCCGCAGCAACTTCTACTCCTTTACCATATCAGTTGCCCCCCAATGAAGTAAGGTCATCTATAGCTTCAAGTGGATTAGCAACCAGCAATTTGGGAAgggattcttcttcttctttatcatTGCCCAGAGTTGAAAGAACGCATTTCAGATTGGATGGAAGGCCAAATGGGTCTCCTTATCCATCTCAAGTACAAG TGAAAACTGGGCCAGAGAACAAGGTGCAGGATCATATTGCTGCTAGGGTTGAGGGGGCTGCTGATATTAGTTCGTCAAGAATGGCTCCTCAATCAACAAGAGATCAGAACTCTAGATCATTTGTTACTCATACTACACCTGGACATTTGCAAAGCACACAGCAGCTGTTACTGGGCAACAACTTTCAACCGTCTTCCCTTTCCAGTAATCACAATGAAATTGGTAAAATTGTTCAGAAGTTATTACATCCACAGCTTCCTCAGCATCCCACATGGAATCCTCCTTCAAGGGATTACATGAATAAGGCTGTGACTTGCCAGATATGCAAGCTCACCATTAATGAGGTGGAAAACGTACTTCTTTGTGATGCATGTGAAAGAGGATTTCATTTAAAATGCCTTCAGTCATACAATCACAAAGGAATTCCTAGAGGCGAGTGGCATTGCCCAAAGTGCTTGTCGCTGAGCAGTGGGAAGCCTTTGCCCCCTAAATATGGTCGTGTTATGAGAAATATGAACACACCAAAAGGGCCTATTAGTGCAGCTGGAGTGCAGCCATCTTCAGAGAAGAAAGTTGGGATTCTGGATCAACAGAAGATAACAGAAAATGGAAATTCTGATTTACAGGGTCATAATGGTTCCCTGGTAAACAACCATATTGAGTTGGCATCTGATTCAAAGACATTGAATGCAAGTCAAGTGCAAGTGAATAATTCCTCATCAAGTATCAAAAATGTGGATGACAAGCCTTCTTCTGGAACTTACCCTAATAACTCAATCAAGTCCTTGGGGGCAGCTTGTGGTTCTCTATCTATTGCCTCATCAAATGAGACATCTACTCAACACAGTAAAATTTCTGAATCATCCTCACGTGAAGAGAGACTGGTTCCTAAACCAGATCCACAGCCCCCCAAATTATCTGATGCGATTAGTGATATGTCCCATCATTTACAAGTCTCACATAACCCACAAGATGTTGACAGTACTAGGCTGACAAAATGTGCTGAAATTCCATCAAAGAATTATCATGACAACAACACTATGGTTAAAGACTCGGAAAAAACTTATACAAGAGGAACTTCTGATTGTAACCTAACATATGATATTAAGCGAGATGACCAAGATGTTGCACAGGCAAGTTCTGTTGGAAATTCTGGGACTAGTGCAGGGGCTAAAGAGCCTACTGGATTTTCTCCAGATGGATTGCATGATGTTCAATGGATTGGCGACGTACTTAGAGTTGTAGAGGAGAAGACATTTTACCAGTCTTGTTGCATCAATGGAGTATCATATAAAGTGCTGGATCATGCTCTCTTTCATTCCAGCAATGACAAATTGATACCATTTAAGCTTCAG GGCATGTGGGAGGATAGCAAGACTAGGTCAAAATGGGTGATGGCCAATCAATGCTACTTTCCTAGTGACTTGCCAGAGGTTGTTGGTCGCCCGAGTGCTCCGGAAAGCAATGAG GTCTATGAATCTAATCACGATAGTGCCATAACGGCTGGCTTGATTCAAGGTCCATGTGAAGTTCTTCCTCCAGACAAGTTTAaggaagaaagtgaaagaagaaCACTTTTAGGGACTGAGGCAAATGATGGATTATGGCCGATCTTCCTATGCAA
- the LOC117910003 gene encoding uncharacterized protein LOC117910003 isoform X1 produces MDPTASSEVEARSKRPAEDDGETARKRPRGGDVKRVAEIVLVLSAMAAVRGGRSPTAEERAMMEEARAKVVAMCEGLAPKDIVPREVIGGMIEDLGISGREQKLGFRPPKMSIAEKLLLTKRKMEESKEFVAHSATYSSQRLQSTFGSPTESRGPQHTARMFPSDKPGHPPISSGGFQPASPLGNVSAATSTPLPYQLPPNEVRSSIASSGLATSNLGRDSSSSLSLPRVERTHFRLDGRPNGSPYPSQVQAANSSVDHFPAKTPTWSLQPQSVSSVKTGPENKVQDHIAARVEGAADISSSRMAPQSTRDQNSRSFVTHTTPGHLQSTQQLLLGNNFQPSSLSSNHNEIGKIVQKLLHPQLPQHPTWNPPSRDYMNKAVTCQICKLTINEVENVLLCDACERGFHLKCLQSYNHKGIPRGEWHCPKCLSLSSGKPLPPKYGRVMRNMNTPKGPISAAGVQPSSEKKVGILDQQKITENGNSDLQGHNGSLVNNHIELASDSKTLNASQVQVNNSSSSIKNVDDKPSSGTYPNNSIKSLGAACGSLSIASSNETSTQHSKISESSSREERLVPKPDPQPPKLSDAISDMSHHLQVSHNPQDVDSTRLTKCAEIPSKNYHDNNTMVKDSEKTYTRGTSDCNLTYDIKRDDQDVAQASSVGNSGTSAGAKEPTGFSPDGLHDVQWIGDVLRVVEEKTFYQSCCINGVSYKVLDHALFHSSNDKLIPFKLQGMWEDSKTRSKWVMANQCYFPSDLPEVVGRPSAPESNEVYESNHDSAITAGLIQGPCEVLPPDKFKEESERRTLLGTEANDGLWPIFLCKWFYDKFNGLFRPFFS; encoded by the exons ATGGATCCAACGGCGAGCTCTGAGGTGGAGGCGAGATCCAAGCGCCCGGCGGAGGACGATGGAGAGACGGCCAGGAAGCGGCCCAGGGGCGGGGATGTCAAGAGAGTGGCGGAGATTGTGCTGGTGCTCTCCGCTATGGCGGCCGTCCGCGGCGGCCGGAGTCCTACGGCAGAGGAGAGGGCTATGATGGAGGAGGCCAGGGCGAAGGTGGTGGCCATGTGCGAGGGGTTGGCGCCCAAGGACATTGTGCCCAGGGAGGTGATCGGAGGGATGATTGAGGATCTTGGGATTAGTGGTAGGGAACAGAAGCTAGGGTTTCGGCCTCCCAAGATGTCGATTGCGGAGAAGTTGTTGCTCACCAAGCGGAAG ATGGAAGAATCCAAGGAATTTGTGGCCCATTCTGCTACATATTCATCTCAACGGTTGCAATCAACCTTTGGTTCTCCAACTGAAAGCCGTGGGCCCCAACATACTGCGCGTATGTTTCCATCAGATAAACCCGGTCATCCTCCAATTTCTTCTGGAGGTTTTCAACCTGCTTCACCTTTAGGGAATGTTTCCGCAGCAACTTCTACTCCTTTACCATATCAGTTGCCCCCCAATGAAGTAAGGTCATCTATAGCTTCAAGTGGATTAGCAACCAGCAATTTGGGAAgggattcttcttcttctttatcatTGCCCAGAGTTGAAAGAACGCATTTCAGATTGGATGGAAGGCCAAATGGGTCTCCTTATCCATCTCAAGTACAAG CAGCAAACTCTTCTGTTGATCACTTTCCGGCAAAAACTCCAACCTGGTCCTTACAACCACAATCTGTCTCATCAGTGAAAACTGGGCCAGAGAACAAGGTGCAGGATCATATTGCTGCTAGGGTTGAGGGGGCTGCTGATATTAGTTCGTCAAGAATGGCTCCTCAATCAACAAGAGATCAGAACTCTAGATCATTTGTTACTCATACTACACCTGGACATTTGCAAAGCACACAGCAGCTGTTACTGGGCAACAACTTTCAACCGTCTTCCCTTTCCAGTAATCACAATGAAATTGGTAAAATTGTTCAGAAGTTATTACATCCACAGCTTCCTCAGCATCCCACATGGAATCCTCCTTCAAGGGATTACATGAATAAGGCTGTGACTTGCCAGATATGCAAGCTCACCATTAATGAGGTGGAAAACGTACTTCTTTGTGATGCATGTGAAAGAGGATTTCATTTAAAATGCCTTCAGTCATACAATCACAAAGGAATTCCTAGAGGCGAGTGGCATTGCCCAAAGTGCTTGTCGCTGAGCAGTGGGAAGCCTTTGCCCCCTAAATATGGTCGTGTTATGAGAAATATGAACACACCAAAAGGGCCTATTAGTGCAGCTGGAGTGCAGCCATCTTCAGAGAAGAAAGTTGGGATTCTGGATCAACAGAAGATAACAGAAAATGGAAATTCTGATTTACAGGGTCATAATGGTTCCCTGGTAAACAACCATATTGAGTTGGCATCTGATTCAAAGACATTGAATGCAAGTCAAGTGCAAGTGAATAATTCCTCATCAAGTATCAAAAATGTGGATGACAAGCCTTCTTCTGGAACTTACCCTAATAACTCAATCAAGTCCTTGGGGGCAGCTTGTGGTTCTCTATCTATTGCCTCATCAAATGAGACATCTACTCAACACAGTAAAATTTCTGAATCATCCTCACGTGAAGAGAGACTGGTTCCTAAACCAGATCCACAGCCCCCCAAATTATCTGATGCGATTAGTGATATGTCCCATCATTTACAAGTCTCACATAACCCACAAGATGTTGACAGTACTAGGCTGACAAAATGTGCTGAAATTCCATCAAAGAATTATCATGACAACAACACTATGGTTAAAGACTCGGAAAAAACTTATACAAGAGGAACTTCTGATTGTAACCTAACATATGATATTAAGCGAGATGACCAAGATGTTGCACAGGCAAGTTCTGTTGGAAATTCTGGGACTAGTGCAGGGGCTAAAGAGCCTACTGGATTTTCTCCAGATGGATTGCATGATGTTCAATGGATTGGCGACGTACTTAGAGTTGTAGAGGAGAAGACATTTTACCAGTCTTGTTGCATCAATGGAGTATCATATAAAGTGCTGGATCATGCTCTCTTTCATTCCAGCAATGACAAATTGATACCATTTAAGCTTCAG GGCATGTGGGAGGATAGCAAGACTAGGTCAAAATGGGTGATGGCCAATCAATGCTACTTTCCTAGTGACTTGCCAGAGGTTGTTGGTCGCCCGAGTGCTCCGGAAAGCAATGAG GTCTATGAATCTAATCACGATAGTGCCATAACGGCTGGCTTGATTCAAGGTCCATGTGAAGTTCTTCCTCCAGACAAGTTTAaggaagaaagtgaaagaagaaCACTTTTAGGGACTGAGGCAAATGATGGATTATGGCCGATCTTCCTATGCAA
- the LOC117909993 gene encoding putative BPI/LBP family protein At1g04970: MGLSSNLLAPAAFFIVLALFSVPTDAQIKSDEGFISVFISSKGLSFVKDLLMHKAVSSLTPIEIQPIEKIVKIPLVGQVDILLSNITILSVGVGTSYVSSGGAGVVIVASGGTANMSMNWKYSYDTWLFPISDKGAASVLVEGMAMELTLGLKDQNGTLSLSLLDWGCFVKDIFVKLDGGATWFYQGLVDAFKEQIASAVEDSVSKRIREGIIKLDSLLQSVPKEIPVDHVAALNVTFVKDPVSSNSSIDFEINGLFTSKDGIPAPNNYHKKHRAPVSCTGPAKMIEISLDENVFNSATSVYFKADFMSWIVNKMPDQSLLNTAGWKYIVPQLYNQYPDDGVNLNISVSSQPMLKIADDKVDTTIYSDMIIDVLDSGEVIQVACISLVINATGSIQISKNNLTGSFGLTEFTMSLKWSNIGDLDMHQVQAAMSTVIDTVFLPYLNLHLAKGFPLPVLPGFTLENAEIICRNSQVMVCSDVVHTGEYDLYKLLPLWVNMLSI, encoded by the exons ATGGGTCTCTCCTCAAATCTTTTGGCGCCAGCTGCTTTCTTCATTGTGTTAGCCCTTTTTTCTGTTCCTACGGATGCCCAAATTAAATCCGATGAAGGATTCATTTCTGTGTTCATATCCAGTAAGGGGCTTAGTTTTGTCAAGGATTTGTTAATGCACAAAGCTGTTTCCTCTCTCACCCCAATCGAAATACAGCCTATCGAAAAGATTGTGAAGATCCCACTTGTTGGCCAAGTTGACATTCTTCTTTCCAACATCACTATCCTTAGTGTGGGTGTGGGTACTTCATATGTTAGTTCGGGAGGGGCTGGTGTGGTTATAGTTGCTTCCGGTGGTACTGCCAATATGAGTATGAATTGGAAGTATTCTTATGATACTTGGTTGTTTCCAATTTCAGATAAAGGTGCTGCCTCGGTTCTG GTTGAAGGCATGGCCATGGAGCTTACTCTAGGATTGAAGGACCAGAATGGAACTCTAAGTCTGTCTCTCTTGGACTGGGGATGTTTCGTGAAAGATATCTTTGTGAAGTTGGATGGTGGGGCAACTTGGTTTTATCAAGG GCTGGTGGATGCTTTCAAAGAGCAAATAGCCTCTGCAGTTGAAGATTCTGTTTCCAAAAGAATAAGAGAGGGAATTATAAAGCTTGATTCCTTATTACAATCTGTTCCAAAAGAAATACCAGTAGATCATGTAGCTGCTCTGAATGTTACTTTTGTGAAGGACCCTGTATCAAGTAATTCTTCCATTGACTTTGAGATTAACGGGTTATTCACATCAAAGGATGGCATTCCAGCTCCCAACAATTACCATAAAAAACATCGAGCTCCCGTTTCCTGCACAGGTCCAGCCAAGATGATTGAGATTTCAttagatgaaaatgtttttaactctGCAACTTCTGTTTACTTCAAA GCAGATTTTATGAGCTGGATTGTTAACAAAATGCCAGATCAGTCTCTTTTGAACACAGCCGGATGGAAATATATTGTTCCTCAACTCTACAATCAGTACCCAGATGATGGTGTGAACCTGAATATTTCTGTATCTTCTCAACCAATGTTAAAAATTGCAGATGATAAAGTTGATACAACCATTTACTCAGATATGATAATTGATGTTTTGGATTCTGGTGAAGTAATTCAAGTGGCGTGCATCTCATTG GTTATTAATGCTACTGGCTCTATACAAATTTCAAAGAACAACCTCACTGGTAGCTTTGGGTTGACCGAATTTACTATGTCCTTGAAATGGAGTAACATTGGTGACTTGGACATGCACCAAGTTCAG GCGGCAATGTCAACTGTCATTGACACAGTCTTCTTGCCATATTTGAACTTGCACCTggcaaagggatttcctttgccAGTTCTTCCTGGTTTTACACTTGAGAATGCTGAAATCATATGCAGAAATTCACAAGTTATGGTTTGCAGTGATGTGGTCCACACAGGAGAATATGATCTCTATAAGCTACTGCCACTATGGGTAAATATGCTGTCCATTTAG
- the LOC117910003 gene encoding uncharacterized protein LOC117910003 isoform X2 — translation MDPTASSEVEARSKRPAEDDGETARKRPRGGDVKRVAEIVLVLSAMAAVRGGRSPTAEERAMMEEARAKVVAMCEGLAPKDIVPREVIGGMIEDLGISGREQKLGFRPPKMSIAEKLLLTKRKMEESKEFVAHSATYSSQRLQSTFGSPTESRGPQHTARMFPSDKPGHPPISSGGFQPASPLGNVSAATSTPLPYQLPPNEVRSSIASSGLATSNLGRDSSSSLSLPRVERTHFRLDGRPNGSPYPSQVQANSSVDHFPAKTPTWSLQPQSVSSVKTGPENKVQDHIAARVEGAADISSSRMAPQSTRDQNSRSFVTHTTPGHLQSTQQLLLGNNFQPSSLSSNHNEIGKIVQKLLHPQLPQHPTWNPPSRDYMNKAVTCQICKLTINEVENVLLCDACERGFHLKCLQSYNHKGIPRGEWHCPKCLSLSSGKPLPPKYGRVMRNMNTPKGPISAAGVQPSSEKKVGILDQQKITENGNSDLQGHNGSLVNNHIELASDSKTLNASQVQVNNSSSSIKNVDDKPSSGTYPNNSIKSLGAACGSLSIASSNETSTQHSKISESSSREERLVPKPDPQPPKLSDAISDMSHHLQVSHNPQDVDSTRLTKCAEIPSKNYHDNNTMVKDSEKTYTRGTSDCNLTYDIKRDDQDVAQASSVGNSGTSAGAKEPTGFSPDGLHDVQWIGDVLRVVEEKTFYQSCCINGVSYKVLDHALFHSSNDKLIPFKLQGMWEDSKTRSKWVMANQCYFPSDLPEVVGRPSAPESNEVYESNHDSAITAGLIQGPCEVLPPDKFKEESERRTLLGTEANDGLWPIFLCKWFYDKFNGLFRPFFS, via the exons ATGGATCCAACGGCGAGCTCTGAGGTGGAGGCGAGATCCAAGCGCCCGGCGGAGGACGATGGAGAGACGGCCAGGAAGCGGCCCAGGGGCGGGGATGTCAAGAGAGTGGCGGAGATTGTGCTGGTGCTCTCCGCTATGGCGGCCGTCCGCGGCGGCCGGAGTCCTACGGCAGAGGAGAGGGCTATGATGGAGGAGGCCAGGGCGAAGGTGGTGGCCATGTGCGAGGGGTTGGCGCCCAAGGACATTGTGCCCAGGGAGGTGATCGGAGGGATGATTGAGGATCTTGGGATTAGTGGTAGGGAACAGAAGCTAGGGTTTCGGCCTCCCAAGATGTCGATTGCGGAGAAGTTGTTGCTCACCAAGCGGAAG ATGGAAGAATCCAAGGAATTTGTGGCCCATTCTGCTACATATTCATCTCAACGGTTGCAATCAACCTTTGGTTCTCCAACTGAAAGCCGTGGGCCCCAACATACTGCGCGTATGTTTCCATCAGATAAACCCGGTCATCCTCCAATTTCTTCTGGAGGTTTTCAACCTGCTTCACCTTTAGGGAATGTTTCCGCAGCAACTTCTACTCCTTTACCATATCAGTTGCCCCCCAATGAAGTAAGGTCATCTATAGCTTCAAGTGGATTAGCAACCAGCAATTTGGGAAgggattcttcttcttctttatcatTGCCCAGAGTTGAAAGAACGCATTTCAGATTGGATGGAAGGCCAAATGGGTCTCCTTATCCATCTCAAGTACAAG CAAACTCTTCTGTTGATCACTTTCCGGCAAAAACTCCAACCTGGTCCTTACAACCACAATCTGTCTCATCAGTGAAAACTGGGCCAGAGAACAAGGTGCAGGATCATATTGCTGCTAGGGTTGAGGGGGCTGCTGATATTAGTTCGTCAAGAATGGCTCCTCAATCAACAAGAGATCAGAACTCTAGATCATTTGTTACTCATACTACACCTGGACATTTGCAAAGCACACAGCAGCTGTTACTGGGCAACAACTTTCAACCGTCTTCCCTTTCCAGTAATCACAATGAAATTGGTAAAATTGTTCAGAAGTTATTACATCCACAGCTTCCTCAGCATCCCACATGGAATCCTCCTTCAAGGGATTACATGAATAAGGCTGTGACTTGCCAGATATGCAAGCTCACCATTAATGAGGTGGAAAACGTACTTCTTTGTGATGCATGTGAAAGAGGATTTCATTTAAAATGCCTTCAGTCATACAATCACAAAGGAATTCCTAGAGGCGAGTGGCATTGCCCAAAGTGCTTGTCGCTGAGCAGTGGGAAGCCTTTGCCCCCTAAATATGGTCGTGTTATGAGAAATATGAACACACCAAAAGGGCCTATTAGTGCAGCTGGAGTGCAGCCATCTTCAGAGAAGAAAGTTGGGATTCTGGATCAACAGAAGATAACAGAAAATGGAAATTCTGATTTACAGGGTCATAATGGTTCCCTGGTAAACAACCATATTGAGTTGGCATCTGATTCAAAGACATTGAATGCAAGTCAAGTGCAAGTGAATAATTCCTCATCAAGTATCAAAAATGTGGATGACAAGCCTTCTTCTGGAACTTACCCTAATAACTCAATCAAGTCCTTGGGGGCAGCTTGTGGTTCTCTATCTATTGCCTCATCAAATGAGACATCTACTCAACACAGTAAAATTTCTGAATCATCCTCACGTGAAGAGAGACTGGTTCCTAAACCAGATCCACAGCCCCCCAAATTATCTGATGCGATTAGTGATATGTCCCATCATTTACAAGTCTCACATAACCCACAAGATGTTGACAGTACTAGGCTGACAAAATGTGCTGAAATTCCATCAAAGAATTATCATGACAACAACACTATGGTTAAAGACTCGGAAAAAACTTATACAAGAGGAACTTCTGATTGTAACCTAACATATGATATTAAGCGAGATGACCAAGATGTTGCACAGGCAAGTTCTGTTGGAAATTCTGGGACTAGTGCAGGGGCTAAAGAGCCTACTGGATTTTCTCCAGATGGATTGCATGATGTTCAATGGATTGGCGACGTACTTAGAGTTGTAGAGGAGAAGACATTTTACCAGTCTTGTTGCATCAATGGAGTATCATATAAAGTGCTGGATCATGCTCTCTTTCATTCCAGCAATGACAAATTGATACCATTTAAGCTTCAG GGCATGTGGGAGGATAGCAAGACTAGGTCAAAATGGGTGATGGCCAATCAATGCTACTTTCCTAGTGACTTGCCAGAGGTTGTTGGTCGCCCGAGTGCTCCGGAAAGCAATGAG GTCTATGAATCTAATCACGATAGTGCCATAACGGCTGGCTTGATTCAAGGTCCATGTGAAGTTCTTCCTCCAGACAAGTTTAaggaagaaagtgaaagaagaaCACTTTTAGGGACTGAGGCAAATGATGGATTATGGCCGATCTTCCTATGCAA